TTCCATGAACTACAGGACTGGTGCATTAGGATTTTTGGCTTTGCCGGGAAACCAGGAAGTTCCTGGAAATGCAGGTTTATTTGATCAAAGACTAGCACTTCAATGGGTCCAGGAGAACATAGCAGCTTTTGGAGGCAATCCAAAAAGTGTAACTATATTTGGAGAGAGCGCTGGCTCGGCTTCTGTAAGTTACCATATCCTTTCTCCTAAAAGCCATCCTTTATTCACAAGAGCCATCATGCAAAGTGGATCTGCAAATGCCCCTTGGGCTGCAATAACAGCATCTGAGGCCAGGAACAGAACAGTGGCTTTGGCTAAACAACTCCATTGTCCCACCAGCAATGAGACAGAGCTAATTCTCTGCCTCCAAGACAAGGACCCAAAGGATATATTGGAGAATGAAGTTTATGTCACAAAATATGCCCctcttttacaaatatatttctgtccAACTGTGGATGGTGATTTTCTATTGGACATGCCAGAAAAATTGATTGAAAACGgcattttcaaacaaacacaGATCTTGGTTGGTGTTAATAAAGATGAAGGATCGAGTTTTCTAGCATATGGAGTCCCTGGCTTCAGCAAGGACAGTGATGGCttgataaacaaaacagaatttgaagCAGCTTTAACTCTGTCCTTTCCAGAAGCAAGCCAACTTGCAATAGAATCAATCATTTTTCAATACACAGATTGGGAAAATGAGCAAAACCCAGAACATTACCGTGATGCCATGGATGATGTTATCGGGGACTACAATATCATATGTCCTGCAATGGAGTTCACCAAAAAATTTGCACAACTAGGACACAATgcattcttttacttttttgaaCACCGATCCTCAAAGCTCCCTTGGCCTGAGTGGATGGGGGTAATGCATGGTTATGAGATTGAGTTTGTGTTCGGACTGCCTCTAGAAAGAAGAGTTAATTACACCAAAGCTGAAGAAATCTTAAGCCGGTCCATGTTGAGGTATTGGGCAAGTTTTGCAAAAACTGGGTAAGTTTACAGTACTAAAGTTTGTTTGGTTCAGATggttagatttttattttttttttttaatttcacagacagaaaaaccTTAATTGTCTTGATAATGATTTGATGCCTGATGAGAATGATGAGAAAGGATTAACTGTTCAGCTAGCCATAATTCCTACGTTAGTTCCGATAAAAGCATCGTCTTAGTAAAATAAACTGTTGACGTGTAGCTTACCGTATTGAGTGAGCTTAAGAAAGCAATGTTTATCCacctatgaaaataaatacaaaacattttttttttttgccatggtaGCAGTTGGTACAAATAAGGTAATGGTTTCaagttttagaaacaaaatattttgaattctgaAGAAGACCTCAAAAAATACAAGTAGGAGTAAAAATTCCAAGTTGCTTTCAGATGTACTTTGCTCAGAACATGCAGGTATGTAACGTGGAGGTATATTTTATTCACATGATTAAATGATTTGGATTGCTGGATGTTCTCTTCAGAAAGCCTTATGTTCCCATATGTACTGTAAGTATAACCCTGAGTTTCACTGAAGCCAAAAACAAATCACTTGCTATTTCCATTAGGCTcatctttaaatgaaatatgtCTTAGCCTGCATAAGAAGCAAATAAACATAGTTCATTTGGACATCTGAAATGGTTTAAATACAGCCCCTCATTCAGTCTATTTATCTGGTGTCTAAGAGAAGAGTAAGACAGCTCTTGCTCTGCGTAGAGGGATTGTGGGGCTCTCTTGATGCAATATTcagtttgaaatgaaaacatttcagtgtgGTAAGAAAAACGGCAGCTACCCCTGCCATGTACAGAGTCTTAAGGCTGTAAGCCTGGTGCAAGGGGCAGCTATCTTTTCTTAGAAGCTCAGTGCGTGTTGTTTcctaatta
The DNA window shown above is from Aythya fuligula isolate bAytFul2 chromosome 9, bAytFul2.pri, whole genome shotgun sequence and carries:
- the BCHE gene encoding cholinesterase isoform X1, which codes for MERVSRRIMIWVNGTNIHTRFLMWLLLLYMFIRKVVPEDNIITTKNGRVRGTNLQVLGGTVTAFLGIPYGKPPIGRLRFQKPEPHEKWSDVWDATKHANSCYQVIDTTFPGFPGSEMWNPKTNLSEDCLYLNVWIPSPRPKNATVMVWIYGGGFESGSTSLPVYDGKFLARVERVIVVSMNYRTGALGFLALPGNQEVPGNAGLFDQRLALQWVQENIAAFGGNPKSVTIFGESAGSASVSYHILSPKSHPLFTRAIMQSGSANAPWAAITASEARNRTVALAKQLHCPTSNETELILCLQDKDPKDILENEVYVTKYAPLLQIYFCPTVDGDFLLDMPEKLIENGIFKQTQILVGVNKDEGSSFLAYGVPGFSKDSDGLINKTEFEAALTLSFPEASQLAIESIIFQYTDWENEQNPEHYRDAMDDVIGDYNIICPAMEFTKKFAQLGHNAFFYFFEHRSSKLPWPEWMGVMHGYEIEFVFGLPLERRVNYTKAEEILSRSMLRYWASFAKTGNPNGTLINGTRWPVFTSAEQKYLTLNTDASEVLTKLRSQQCRFWNTFFPKVLEMTGNIDEAEREWKAGFHRWNNYMSDWKNQFNDYTSKKERCAGSN
- the BCHE gene encoding cholinesterase isoform X2, which codes for MERVSRRIMIWVNGTNIHTRFLMWLLLLYMFIRKVVPEDNIITTKNGRVRGTNLQVLGGTVTAFLGIPYGKPPIGRLRFQKPEPHEKWSDVWDATKHANSCYQVIDTTFPGFPGSEMWNPKTNLSEDCLYLNVWIPSPRPKNATVMVWIYGGGFESGSTSLPVYDGKFLARVERVIVVSMNYRTGALGFLALPGNQEVPGNAGLFDQRLALQWVQENIAAFGGNPKSVTIFGESAGSASVSYHILSPKSHPLFTRAIMQSGSANAPWAAITASEARNRTVALAKQLHCPTSNETELILCLQDKDPKDILENEVYVTKYAPLLQIYFCPTVDGDFLLDMPEKLIENGIFKQTQILVGVNKDEGSSFLAYGVPGFSKDSDGLINKTEFEAALTLSFPEASQLAIESIIFQYTDWENEQNPEHYRDAMDDVIGDYNIICPAMEFTKKFAQLGHNAFFYFFEHRSSKLPWPEWMGVMHGYEIEFVFGLPLERRVNYTKAEEILSRSMLRYWASFAKTGNPNGTLINGTRWPVFTSAEQKYLTLNTDASEVLTKLRSQQCRFWNTFFPKVLEMTVTQRQAGSIQHLMFHSRARAPGQPPHQFLMTASKRNTLEGQ
- the BCHE gene encoding cholinesterase isoform X3; this encodes MIWVNGTNIHTRFLMWLLLLYMFIRKVVPEDNIITTKNGRVRGTNLQVLGGTVTAFLGIPYGKPPIGRLRFQKPEPHEKWSDVWDATKHANSCYQVIDTTFPGFPGSEMWNPKTNLSEDCLYLNVWIPSPRPKNATVMVWIYGGGFESGSTSLPVYDGKFLARVERVIVVSMNYRTGALGFLALPGNQEVPGNAGLFDQRLALQWVQENIAAFGGNPKSVTIFGESAGSASVSYHILSPKSHPLFTRAIMQSGSANAPWAAITASEARNRTVALAKQLHCPTSNETELILCLQDKDPKDILENEVYVTKYAPLLQIYFCPTVDGDFLLDMPEKLIENGIFKQTQILVGVNKDEGSSFLAYGVPGFSKDSDGLINKTEFEAALTLSFPEASQLAIESIIFQYTDWENEQNPEHYRDAMDDVIGDYNIICPAMEFTKKFAQLGHNAFFYFFEHRSSKLPWPEWMGVMHGYEIEFVFGLPLERRVNYTKAEEILSRSMLRYWASFAKTGNPNGTLINGTRWPVFTSAEQKYLTLNTDASEVLTKLRSQQCRFWNTFFPKVLEMTGNIDEAEREWKAGFHRWNNYMSDWKNQFNDYTSKKERCAGSN